Genomic segment of Panicum virgatum strain AP13 chromosome 2K, P.virgatum_v5, whole genome shotgun sequence:
CGTTGTTGATCGCGTTGGAGATCCCGGCCACGACCCCGATGAAGTTCAGCAGGAGAAGCGTCGTCGGCGGGATCAGCAGGGTCGTCCATTTGAAGGTGTACAGCTCCGAGAACTCCTCGTCGTCCCCGCCCTTCGATGTCACGGTGAAGCTGGTGTCGATACCGGCGAGGACCTTCAGGAGGCCTTGGAACACGGCGAAGAGATGTGAGGAAACACCTCCAATGACCCAGAATTGCTCGTTTCTCCACCAGTCGTCGATGGCCACACCACTCCATCTCATTTCAAGTATGCCGGTGATAAAGATGCAGATGAAAAGCGCCATGAACCAGATACTGGCAGCATTGGTAAGCTGCAATTCGAAATAATAACGACGGTAAGATTCATGAATAAATCCATAATATTTCATTGTTTTTGTCAGTAAATAGTTTTTCTTACCTCTGGTGTGATAAATTTCCCCGTGAGCAAGCATATGGCAGGCAATGTGCAGTAAGCCAACAGCGGAATGGATGTCCAGGGGTATACGATAGAGTTAATATAAGAGAACCTCTCCAAAAATTTTAGCCCACCACCATACCCATACCAAAGTGGGCAGTGCTTGCTGAAGAAAATTTCAACAGATCCAAGAGCCCACCGAAGGACCTGGTGAAGACGATCAGAAAGATTCAGAGGTGCAGAACCTTTGAATGCAGGCCTCTTTGGGATGCAGTAAATAGACCGCCAACCATGGCAGTGCATCTTAAATCCAGTCAAGATATCTTCTGTAATTGATCCATAAATCCAGCCAATCTGCAAGAGACCATGATCAAGTTAGCAAAATATATCTTCGGTAGAGCAGTCACAGGCCTTTGAATCAGGTTATCTGTAATATACCTCTTTCCCCCAGTCAGTCTTGTCTTCATAACCGCAGCTGATAACATGTATAGCTTCCTTCAGTAGAGAAGCTGGACTTGCATCCTTCAAGGTCCCACCATTCTCAAGAAGTGTTGATGCAACAAATACAGAAGATTGCCCAAACTTCTTTTCGAGCTTCTGATGATTTACAATTCCAGCCTTCTCAACGTCAGCACCTGGTGAACAGTGAAATATTATTCCCAAGTGTCGAACAAAAATACAAATGCTTTCGTCCTTTAAAACAACAGTTAGCCAAGGTATGAAGGTAATATGAAATGGTTGTACAAAAAGCACTATCCTGGTTTTCAAAAATCTAAGGACACACATTTGGACTTTAACAGTGCTGTCAACAGTTATGTTCGAAAGGTTGGCAATACCTGGAACACCTTCCTCAATTTCACCCAGGGCGTATGCAGGAGATGGATTTTCTGCTTTCTTGAAAAATaatcttttcttcttctccgtTTTTGGTTTTGTAGTCTTCTTCTTACTCTTGTTTCTGCAGCAGAAGCAAGAGAGGCACCACTTGGGCCAGCAATTGCAAGTTCTTGATGGTGGCTTCTTGGTTTTCGGAGCATCATAACCATACAGTGCCTGCCGTCTAAAGACACATCCAGTACCCACATAGATGGGTCCTTGAATACCATCCAGACCTTTCATGTTGATCTGTATGATGCAAATGTTAGAAAACCTATGTGGTGATAATGACAACATGGATAGCTTAACAAGTTCGGGAAACTGAATCTTACATCAAAGAAGACAACGTTCCTGTTAGCGTATCGATCATGCCGGTCAATACCATCAAACCTCTGAGGGAACTGCACGTAGCACACTTTCTTCCCCACCAAAGGATCCATCATGAAACACATAGCCTCTTTTATGGCCTTGCTATTGTTGATGTAGTGATCACAGTCCAAGTTCAATAGGTATGGAGCATTTGATAAGACAGCAGAGACACGAACCTATTGGTTAACAAAATAGAAAGACAACATCAATCATGTGCTGCTATTAGGTTACAAGAAGAATCACAGAAGACATCAAGTTGAGAGCTTTTACCAGTGCATTCATGGCACCAGCCTTCTTATGATGGTTATAGCCTGGCCTCTTTTCTCTCGAGACATAAACGAGGCGAGGCAGCTCATTTCCTTCCACATCATGACCACCGCTTTGGCCAAGGAATACCTATTGACACATAATTTTGAGCATTTTGAAGTGAAGTAAGTAGAGCGATTTTCggttcaaaaagaaaaacaaagagagAAGTAGGACGATGACAATGACAAAATGCACCAGCGTTTAGTATAAAACCAAGGACTATAAAGGCCTACCTGAATCATTCCAGGATGATCGCGTACATTGTTTCCAGGCCAGGGGCTTCCATCCTGCATTGTCCATCCTTCCTCGGGAACCTTTTGGGCTTTCGCAACCAAGGCATTGATTCTTACCTTGAATTCCTCATATTCCCTCTGAATGAAAAATTAAGGTCGTGTAACTAACCTACTCATACAAATTAAGAAATTGCACAGAAAAGCAAAACGACACAGGCTAAACACTGTACCTTCATTGCCCTCCTGTCCCTAACAAAGGATGCGGCAAccttgtctttcaggtagtctaTCTTCTGTTGGAAGTACCACTCAGGAGCACGAGGCTCAATATTAaactttttgcagaaaggaACCCATTTCTTTGCAAATTCGGATGTTTCAGACAGTGCTTCAAATGTAAGCATTGCAGCACCATCATCAGAAACATAGCAGGAGACCTTCTCAACTGGATAATCAACAGCAAGGATGGAAAGGACAGTGTTTGCTGTGACCAAGGGAGGCTCCTTTGAGGGATCAACCGTACTGACAAAGAAGTCAACTGGAGCAAGTTGAGAGGGTCGGCCTTCCTTGTCAAATCTGTACAGACAAGCAATGGACCTCTTAGCTTTAGAACTTCAGAAAGAAGATAGGGCAAGCATTTATTTGATTCACCATGTAACCAACCTTAGTGACAAACGGTCCAGGTAAGTCTCTCTTTCAATTGGAAGCCACTTTGGGAACTGATCAAGAATCCAGGACATGGCAAACCAGATTTCACAGATTACAGATATGAGCCATAAAGCAAATGCATCATTCACCGGATGCATCACACGGTAGTGGAAGAAGAACCCCAAAACCACCAACCGGATAACGATAATCATCCTGTAGGGGTTAATTCGGCTTGACGGTATCGGAACTTTTCTGGACAATGGCTGTCTTGCTTCATCCATTCTGGTCAAGAAATTTACAGAACACTTTAGGGACATGGGCTAGTAACGCTCAATGAAAAGAAAGAGCAAAGATTTCGTTAACAAATACTACATTGCATATTATATGTTGAAAGATTTGAGACCTTAGGATATAACGTGAAATTATCTACACCAGCATGTAGGTTTCTATGAATATACAGCTACCAGAATGATAGAATGGAGCAAAGAATACATCGCATGAATAATTCCATATAGGTGCTCTACCATCTTATTCTACAAGCATTCCGGATTCTCTCCAGCTATCTGGCTGTGCAGCATCTACCAAGTAAATAACAAAGCTACAAACTTGCCTGCAGATTTTCAGAAATGTTGTGATTAAAAGCCCTTTACTGCATTATGAAAATGGATATCACGTTTATGCGTGTTTAGCTGGAGATTTGCTGTTTAATAATGACTGGCGTTGTGCAGTTAAGTAGGACACATTTAGTGCAAGCAGCTACCATCCGCTAACTTCTGTACTACTAGTAATAATACCAATTATAGTGCACCGTCAGCGCCGAAAGAAGAGTAATCAAAGCAGCAGGAAGCTAGCGGTCAACAGGCAAGCGTGGACGAGCACAGCACATACAGCGGCAGATCTGCATCGTCGCCGTCCCAatcaccgccgccgtcgctcctgGCGTGCTGCAGGCTCTCCTGGTTCTTCTTCCAGCGCTCCATCCGGTCGCTCCAGGCCACGCTGCCGTAGCCGTAGGCGGCCAGATCCTTGGACGGGTCCATGGATCTCGGTTGCACTGCGCAAGCAGCCAAGCAATTACTCTGGTGTTGGCATTGCCAGATTCCAGCAATGGATTtggattgggggggggggggggggggtcacgcACCTGGAAGGCTCGGATCTGCGAAGGGGAGCGGGTGGATCCtcttgcccccgccgccgccgccgcccatgtaGGACGGCACGAGCGCGTGCTGCTCCGGCGGGATGTCGTCGACCTGTCACGCATGGCGAGCACAACCGGATTCAATTTCGGCCGATGATCCAAAGCAAAGCAATGCGCgcagcagaagcagcagcagcagcaggaggagccgAATCCACCGTACCATCTGGCCGTTGGTGAGGAGCGGGacgccgggggcggcgccgaAGCCGGCGGCCGGGTGGTGCGCGTCGCCGCGGCCGTAGCTCATGTGCGCCCGCAGCATGGACGCGGCGATGTCCCgggggtcgccgccgccgtccccgccctcctccccgccgtGGCGCAGGCCGAACTCGCCCTCGAGGTCGTCGAcgccgtcctcgtcctcgtcgccggcgacgcgggGGCACCCTTTCAGGCGCCTGTACCGCGTCCGGCACTGCGGGCACGCCTGCGAGCCCTCGCGGCGCTCGTACTCGTAGCAGGCGCGGCAGACCGGGAAGGCGCACTCGTTGCAGGCCACGAAGGGCTCCCCGTCGAAGCCCACCCCGACGTCGTCCCCGCATATCTGGcacggcgcctccgccgccagccgcgccgccgccccggggcccccgccgccgggctCGCGGCGGATCACCACCAGCTCGTTCCGGTTGTGCGAGCCGGCCACCAGCCCCGCGCTcgcctccatcgccgccggACCTCGTTTCCCGGCGGAGAAAGAATGCGTGTGCCCCTCGCGGCGCCGGCCCGCTCACATGCGCCGGCTGTGCGCTGCGCTGCTGCTCGGGTGTGAGCTGCCGAGCTGTGGCCTGTGGGGAGGGAGGTGGTGGGTGGCGTGGAGGTATAATAAtgggcgcgccgcgccgcgttgGTGTGGTGCCGGTGCGTTGCTTGCCGGGCGAGCAGAGCAGCGCAGCGCAACCACCGCGTCGGTCGCTCGCTCGCTGCTACCAGCTAGCTCGGGCCTGCCTGATTAGCGTGGTGGTGGTCCTGTGCTACGTCACTGAATCTCAATCCGTGGTGCCCGCCGGGGTTTCTTTGCTTCTTctttactattttttttctttttgtgtataGAGTAGAAAAGGATGGGGTTagtgagaggagagagaaagtgTCGGTGTCGGTGCAGAACCAAAACGGCAACTGACCAACTGTTTGACTGCCAGTGGTATGCATGCAAGCTCGgtctagagagagagagcatgaCAGAAATGGTTGGTGGAATGTCTGATCTGAGCTACTAGTAACTGTGCTTTGCTGGGCTGGACAGCTATTAAGAGAGGGGATTAATGGGAGAATGGTAGCAGTGATAGGCACTCCCTCCGTCCCTTTTTAATCGATTGATCTCACCAAGCGACAGTTACaaaggatggagggagtatgttaaATTGTATGTTGAGTTTAAACTCCAACGGCTATGAAATTCAGCTGAAGTGGTTACGCGGTCAAGCTTCTCAAATTATACCTCAACAGAAGAAACTCCGATGTGTTTCTGATATGATTTTCGCCAACGCGGTTTTGGACTCGGGTAACTCGAATAACGGGATCTGAGCTCGGATAGCGGGAGAGGCCCGCGTAATAATCCAATTATTTGTACTGCCATCTCACCGGCGCCACTCGCCACTAACCAATCCTTTGTATGGCATGCGGCTGCAAACACGTACACCTACCTCCCCTTCTACCAAAACCCGAATCTCTAAGCtcagcaaaaaaaatttcaagacaaACCATTAAGCTCATGCTGCTAGCTGCTGATAATTAACGCCACATGCTGCCTAGCCTTGTTGGGGTGCCAAGTAGTCGTGAAAATATAATCAAGACAAATAAAAATGTTTCCTAAAAAACTGAAGATAGAACTAGAATGCACACATACATGGCATTCATTCTAGACCGGACATGCTGGAGTTTTTATGTAGAAGCAGGTCTCCTCTTGATGAAAAACTCGCCCAGGCACAGTCTCTAAAACAAAATTCACAGAAGgaggctcatcattttccttttttGCAATCAGGCGGCCAATTCTAAGGTAAAGGCTCCTTGTGTTAGTGGTGTTGGGAAAAAAAAGTAATGGGAAGCCGCCTTGCAGTGGGTGGGTGACCTTCATACTACAAGACTCGAGAGTGTCGGTCGAGGCGAGGCATGTCACAAACTGGTGGTGATAGCGATAGtgggccgccgctgctgctcgcgccaagttgaaaaaaaaattcaaggaatgCGAGGGGTGTCTCGAGGTACCTCGTGCTTTTGCTTTTAGGATCAGCCCCCACCGTGTTTAGAAAAAGAATCACCCACCTTGTTAGGGTTCGACTTGCGAAACACGAAGCGGCAGGCAGGCAGTTAACCCGTCGGGCTCGGTCGCCGGAGAGCAGACTGCTCTGGTCGGTGACAGTGAGGCGCTAGCAGGAGCAggaatggaatggaatggaCACATGCATGCTGCACAACTAGTGTAGTAGGAGGAGTAACATGGAAACCGATTGATTTGATTGGCTGAGGTGTTTAGAGAAACCCAAGTGATGACGGGAATCAAGGCGTGGGGGATGCGGTTGGTCGAGTGTCATGAGGTGCGGCGCATGTGGGGCGCGGAGAGGCGCTAGTTTATTTATTGGACGCGGAACCAGTCTCTCACGTGGGCTCCGGAGGTGGTGCCAGCGTGGCCAAGAGCGAAGCG
This window contains:
- the LOC120666267 gene encoding probable cellulose synthase A catalytic subunit 6 [UDP-forming], whose protein sequence is MEASAGLVAGSHNRNELVVIRREPGGGGPGAAARLAAEAPCQICGDDVGVGFDGEPFVACNECAFPVCRACYEYERREGSQACPQCRTRYRRLKGCPRVAGDEDEDGVDDLEGEFGLRHGGEEGGDGGGDPRDIAASMLRAHMSYGRGDAHHPAAGFGAAPGVPLLTNGQMVDDIPPEQHALVPSYMGGGGGGGKRIHPLPFADPSLPVQPRSMDPSKDLAAYGYGSVAWSDRMERWKKNQESLQHARSDGGGDWDGDDADLPLMDEARQPLSRKVPIPSSRINPYRMIIVIRLVVLGFFFHYRVMHPVNDAFALWLISVICEIWFAMSWILDQFPKWLPIERETYLDRLSLRFDKEGRPSQLAPVDFFVSTVDPSKEPPLVTANTVLSILAVDYPVEKVSCYVSDDGAAMLTFEALSETSEFAKKWVPFCKKFNIEPRAPEWYFQQKIDYLKDKVAASFVRDRRAMKREYEEFKVRINALVAKAQKVPEEGWTMQDGSPWPGNNVRDHPGMIQVFLGQSGGHDVEGNELPRLVYVSREKRPGYNHHKKAGAMNALVRVSAVLSNAPYLLNLDCDHYINNSKAIKEAMCFMMDPLVGKKVCYVQFPQRFDGIDRHDRYANRNVVFFDINMKGLDGIQGPIYVGTGCVFRRQALYGYDAPKTKKPPSRTCNCWPKWCLSCFCCRNKSKKKTTKPKTEKKKRLFFKKAENPSPAYALGEIEEGVPGADVEKAGIVNHQKLEKKFGQSSVFVASTLLENGGTLKDASPASLLKEAIHVISCGYEDKTDWGKEIGWIYGSITEDILTGFKMHCHGWRSIYCIPKRPAFKGSAPLNLSDRLHQVLRWALGSVEIFFSKHCPLWYGYGGGLKFLERFSYINSIVYPWTSIPLLAYCTLPAICLLTGKFITPELTNAASIWFMALFICIFITGILEMRWSGVAIDDWWRNEQFWVIGGVSSHLFAVFQGLLKVLAGIDTSFTVTSKGGDDEEFSELYTFKWTTLLIPPTTLLLLNFIGVVAGISNAINNGYESWGPLFGKLFFAFWVIVHLYPFLKGLVGRQNRTPTIVIVWSILLASIFSLLWVRIDPFLAKSDGPLLEECGLDCN